The Klebsiella sp. RHBSTW-00484 genome includes a window with the following:
- a CDS encoding conjugal transfer protein TraG N-terminal domain-containing protein: MTTNSYLEYFLTLLGWVINNGLWNVLLSTGLFVLPLAFKVVGIWLKVREEGEDEGNKGMLSLPRIENALYAGFLVMIACCVPLINVSLSTMQYDTTRAKSCGVWTPKAPDESGYAGVVTSLNDQTAAAPVWWVLIHKLSKGVTQAAVATIPCRPDMRQIRFEVQHTRIDNKALAQELQDFTNDCYSVALYLWKQQDQGQTKDKTTLRDIEWIGSSTFLSRYYPSLQSKLPRAAFPWSDSRDSGRPNTGRGGYPTCSEWWSSTDTGLKARVKDQADPDMWLRISAAMKMSGFNDSDYQEAVIRRLVSPESLTVSQNGHVYAGYGGNADFTLDNAAARVAAIGGTSLGSLAAFPAFDAMRQALPMVQAILLMAIYVMLPLILAFAAYEFKTVITLTFVMFALNFLTFWWELARWLDSWLLTALYSSDTHSRFNMAGLQNSSDDLIMNLVMGAMFIVLPAVWLGALSWAGASVGVAVSAAFQKGTETAQNTGGKLGEAAGNAIGSKATKG, from the coding sequence ATGACAACAAACAGCTATCTTGAGTATTTTCTCACGCTGCTCGGCTGGGTGATCAATAACGGCCTGTGGAATGTCCTGCTGAGCACCGGGCTTTTTGTCCTGCCGCTGGCGTTTAAGGTGGTGGGGATCTGGCTGAAGGTCCGTGAAGAAGGGGAGGATGAAGGCAACAAGGGGATGCTGTCGCTGCCCCGTATCGAGAACGCGCTGTATGCCGGTTTCCTGGTGATGATTGCCTGCTGCGTACCGCTGATTAATGTCAGCCTCAGTACGATGCAGTACGACACAACCCGGGCAAAGAGCTGTGGTGTGTGGACGCCAAAAGCGCCGGATGAAAGCGGCTATGCCGGCGTGGTCACCAGTCTCAACGACCAGACGGCTGCAGCACCGGTATGGTGGGTGCTGATTCATAAACTCTCGAAAGGGGTAACCCAGGCGGCGGTGGCGACCATTCCCTGCCGCCCTGACATGCGGCAGATCCGCTTTGAAGTGCAGCATACGCGTATCGACAACAAAGCGCTGGCGCAGGAGCTGCAGGACTTCACCAACGACTGCTATTCGGTTGCGCTGTACCTGTGGAAGCAGCAGGACCAGGGACAGACAAAAGATAAAACCACGCTGCGTGATATCGAATGGATTGGCAGCAGTACATTCCTGAGCCGGTACTATCCGTCGCTGCAGTCGAAACTGCCACGGGCGGCGTTCCCGTGGAGCGACAGCCGGGACAGCGGCCGGCCCAATACCGGAAGAGGCGGTTATCCCACCTGCAGCGAGTGGTGGAGTAGTACGGACACCGGACTGAAAGCACGGGTGAAGGACCAGGCCGACCCCGATATGTGGCTGCGTATCTCGGCCGCAATGAAAATGTCAGGCTTTAACGACAGTGACTACCAGGAAGCCGTCATCCGTCGTCTGGTCAGCCCGGAAAGCCTGACGGTCTCACAGAATGGTCACGTGTATGCCGGCTATGGCGGCAACGCCGATTTCACCCTGGATAATGCAGCAGCACGCGTGGCGGCCATTGGCGGGACATCTCTCGGCAGTCTGGCCGCGTTCCCTGCGTTCGATGCTATGCGGCAGGCGCTGCCAATGGTGCAGGCCATCCTGCTGATGGCAATATATGTCATGCTGCCGCTGATCCTGGCATTTGCGGCCTACGAATTCAAAACCGTTATTACGCTGACCTTTGTGATGTTTGCTCTTAACTTCCTGACATTCTGGTGGGAACTGGCGCGCTGGCTCGACAGCTGGTTGTTAACCGCGTTGTACAGTTCGGATACACACAGTCGGTTCAATATGGCGGGACTGCAGAACAGCTCAGATGACCTTATTATGAATCTGGTGATGGGAGCGATGTTTATTGTACTGCCTGCTGTCTGGCTGGGAGCTCTTTCGTGGGCAGGGGCCAGCGTGGGTGTCGCTGTTAGCGCTGCCTTTCAAAAGGGTACTGAAACTGCTCAGAATACAGGCGGGAAACTTGGAGAAGCTGCTGGTAATGCTATCGGCAGTAAAGCAACCAAAGGGTAG
- a CDS encoding HNH endonuclease codes for MNAEAPPKKKGGRFNTKSEVKQMVWVRMAGHCELCGTDLTHDFRVGTSMQWGEVAHILPASPKGPRGREEHSDEQAQNLTNDFSNLMLLCPNCHEKIDRDDDGYPEDDLSGLHESCLARIRLAASQPAEGRAIPLIVQSQHFASTNNIPAGELLTAMSSEGLTAFGHTINITFREPGPRGRDDLYWQLIKDDIEQKISGELAKRGGSFGDMPALALVGLADIPALIMLGQAIGDRSNRYLFSRSRTHGLRWPSKSASPPDYIFSPAPQGNGPLALVLSISATIPERDIEAVLPGVRIASFTIPEPSYAMVSNRNVINTFRDELQKHLSQLEAESEQPISVFAAIPAALAIEFGALLTTQHQHPYVIFDRESNSNQFRSMLTIGHPQESQK; via the coding sequence TTGAACGCAGAAGCCCCCCCCAAGAAAAAAGGTGGAAGATTTAACACCAAATCCGAAGTAAAACAGATGGTATGGGTAAGGATGGCAGGACACTGCGAGCTTTGTGGAACAGACCTGACGCATGATTTTCGCGTGGGCACATCCATGCAGTGGGGTGAGGTCGCACATATACTTCCGGCTAGCCCCAAAGGACCCAGAGGGCGAGAAGAGCATAGTGATGAACAGGCTCAAAATCTTACTAATGACTTCTCAAATCTGATGCTGTTGTGCCCAAATTGTCACGAAAAAATAGATCGCGATGATGACGGTTATCCTGAAGATGATTTGAGTGGCCTGCATGAAAGCTGTCTTGCTCGTATACGCCTTGCAGCCTCTCAGCCTGCTGAAGGACGGGCTATACCGCTAATTGTTCAGAGTCAGCATTTTGCATCTACCAATAATATCCCGGCAGGGGAATTGCTGACAGCGATGTCTTCCGAGGGACTGACTGCGTTTGGTCACACAATTAACATCACTTTCAGAGAGCCTGGCCCCCGCGGAAGGGATGACTTGTACTGGCAATTAATTAAGGACGATATCGAGCAGAAGATTTCAGGGGAATTAGCCAAACGCGGAGGCAGCTTCGGCGATATGCCTGCTTTAGCCCTCGTGGGTCTCGCAGACATCCCTGCATTGATTATGCTCGGACAAGCCATCGGAGACCGCTCTAACCGGTATTTATTTTCCAGAAGTCGCACACATGGTCTTCGCTGGCCATCTAAATCCGCTTCTCCTCCTGATTATATATTCTCTCCAGCACCTCAAGGTAATGGGCCACTGGCCTTAGTCCTTTCGATATCGGCGACTATTCCTGAACGGGATATTGAAGCAGTGCTGCCGGGCGTGCGAATCGCGTCGTTCACTATTCCAGAGCCCTCATATGCGATGGTTTCAAACCGGAATGTTATCAACACATTCCGGGATGAACTTCAAAAGCATTTGAGTCAACTTGAAGCAGAATCGGAGCAACCTATCAGCGTCTTTGCTGCGATCCCTGCAGCGCTTGCAATTGAATTTGGTGCTTTGCTGACGACGCAGCATCAGCACCCTTATGTAATTTTTGATAGAGAGAGTAATTCAAACCAGTTCCGGTCAATGCTGACTATCGGCCACCCTCAGGAGTCACAGAAATGA
- a CDS encoding 3'-5' exonuclease, with amino-acid sequence MRNSEIYVSVDIETSGPVPGIYSLLSIGACLVSDPENALYLELQPEGEKHDAESLVVTGLDINRLQSEGLAPEQAMLKLKDWLASLISQHRKPIFVGLNAPFDWSFINYYFHKYIGSNPFGFTAIDIKACYMGAMGCEWSDTKSSHMSAVLAPLTQPTHNALDDARFQAELFSLLLARSGR; translated from the coding sequence ATGCGCAATTCCGAGATATATGTGTCAGTTGATATTGAAACGTCAGGTCCTGTTCCCGGAATTTACAGCCTCCTATCAATTGGGGCTTGTCTGGTGAGTGATCCTGAGAACGCACTGTACCTTGAACTTCAACCAGAGGGCGAGAAGCATGATGCTGAATCTCTTGTTGTGACTGGGCTTGATATTAACCGACTACAGAGCGAGGGACTTGCTCCAGAACAGGCTATGTTAAAGCTAAAAGACTGGCTTGCTTCTTTAATTTCTCAACATCGGAAACCCATTTTTGTCGGTCTGAATGCCCCATTTGACTGGTCATTCATCAATTACTACTTTCACAAGTATATTGGCAGCAACCCCTTTGGTTTCACAGCCATAGACATTAAAGCCTGCTACATGGGGGCTATGGGGTGCGAGTGGTCAGACACAAAATCATCACATATGTCTGCAGTCCTTGCCCCTCTAACCCAACCCACGCATAATGCGCTTGATGATGCCCGTTTTCAGGCTGAACTTTTTTCTTTATTACTCGCGCGATCAGGCCGTTAG
- a CDS encoding nucleotidyltransferase domain-containing protein, which yields MITGISIEKIETAVRNIILERSSNVVGIYGFGSFFRAQTYNDIDIMIVVDCPFEELLGLYEECVEALSLLGTETGEEFHLLFLTYQEFKEKSLIESGSLIPIFIGS from the coding sequence ATGATTACTGGAATTTCCATAGAAAAGATAGAAACGGCAGTCCGCAATATCATATTAGAGAGGAGCAGTAACGTAGTGGGAATATATGGGTTTGGATCTTTTTTTCGAGCTCAAACTTACAATGACATCGATATAATGATAGTGGTAGATTGCCCTTTTGAAGAGCTTCTAGGCCTTTATGAGGAGTGTGTAGAAGCTTTAAGTTTGTTAGGTACGGAAACTGGAGAAGAGTTTCACTTGCTTTTCCTTACTTATCAAGAGTTTAAAGAGAAATCATTGATTGAATCTGGTTCTTTGATCCCTATTTTTATTGGTTCATAG
- a CDS encoding HesA/MoeB/ThiF family protein: MVNIPDDAVAQGIATLEALLNTGNAAGLLQHTKARSDETVAYRFPLPTDYLGIERTLHIGFPKGFPSAGLNLYVDPSPWLVWPHATKAGLCLHGFKEEPVTGSPDTVVRDSINRLKKILSLSIQGANADKRNLEFQNEITSYWIRQHGRSVRNVLLIGRPEYASELFALSDSRYIVPSGYESVWLSSDIKALGSHARRIMGRQVTIRSPHAGGFFVKLKSFPGLVFPAPAELLSWILPHVSEADATKLSTWFSTSSSLISRWLILELPGKAGAPLYTLNVFAKVDTRRRSPFFGSRSARRKPLAITGQHPAIIYSSRLNVIDRTDFYARDLSGSIRGLEAAHVVFIGVGSLGGAVASQLARSGLKHLTLIDPDTFESANMGRHVLGMDDLGKFKVDALKTRLMQDHPTSEVKAFNTYVQFALEDKPDLLQTADLVIITTADWESEASLWKLKAKGQSWAFIQGWSEPHTLVGHALASPRGDYDGRHLFSDNGDFSHKYTEWPEGGVVPLPACGESFIPGNAAGMNTIATMITQASIQYLNGIKKESLWLTSINRPADAQVQGGTYIGPDLPTGTIQTVLERAWPESTHEGGK, from the coding sequence TTGGTTAATATTCCAGATGATGCGGTTGCACAGGGAATTGCCACACTTGAGGCACTCCTAAACACAGGTAATGCCGCAGGTCTACTGCAGCACACCAAAGCGCGCTCAGATGAAACCGTAGCATACCGTTTCCCGCTTCCAACAGATTATCTGGGCATAGAAAGGACATTGCACATAGGATTTCCCAAGGGATTCCCATCCGCTGGTCTCAATCTGTATGTGGATCCCTCACCTTGGCTTGTTTGGCCACACGCAACAAAAGCAGGTCTATGTCTTCACGGGTTTAAAGAAGAGCCAGTTACGGGGTCACCTGACACAGTAGTTCGCGACAGCATTAATCGGCTGAAGAAAATATTGTCTTTATCCATCCAGGGCGCAAACGCAGATAAACGTAATCTCGAATTTCAGAATGAGATTACGTCTTACTGGATAAGACAGCACGGTAGGTCTGTACGGAATGTATTGCTCATTGGGCGGCCAGAATATGCTTCTGAACTATTCGCACTCAGTGATTCTCGATACATCGTTCCCTCAGGCTATGAGTCAGTCTGGTTATCATCAGATATAAAAGCTCTTGGTAGCCATGCCCGCCGGATTATGGGAAGGCAAGTCACGATACGCTCTCCACATGCAGGCGGTTTTTTTGTAAAACTCAAAAGTTTTCCTGGACTCGTGTTTCCAGCACCGGCAGAGCTGTTGTCGTGGATCCTCCCTCATGTATCTGAGGCGGATGCGACAAAACTTTCCACGTGGTTTAGTACCAGTAGCTCACTTATTTCCCGATGGCTGATTCTAGAGTTACCTGGCAAAGCCGGCGCGCCTTTATACACACTGAATGTTTTTGCAAAGGTAGATACTCGTCGCCGTAGCCCATTCTTCGGATCGCGCTCCGCACGTCGGAAACCTCTGGCGATAACCGGGCAACATCCTGCAATTATTTATTCCTCCAGATTAAACGTCATTGATCGTACAGATTTCTATGCGCGAGATTTAAGCGGCAGCATCAGAGGGCTGGAAGCAGCACACGTTGTGTTCATCGGGGTAGGATCGCTGGGTGGGGCTGTTGCATCACAACTTGCAAGGTCGGGACTTAAGCATCTGACTCTTATCGACCCAGATACTTTTGAGTCCGCCAATATGGGAAGGCATGTGCTTGGCATGGATGATTTAGGTAAATTCAAAGTCGATGCACTTAAAACCAGGCTCATGCAGGATCATCCAACTTCTGAGGTCAAAGCTTTTAATACGTATGTGCAATTTGCCTTGGAAGACAAGCCTGACCTTCTTCAAACTGCTGATTTAGTCATCATCACAACAGCTGACTGGGAGTCTGAAGCTAGTTTGTGGAAACTAAAAGCAAAAGGTCAATCATGGGCATTTATTCAGGGATGGAGTGAGCCTCATACGCTTGTGGGACATGCATTAGCGTCACCTCGAGGTGACTATGATGGCAGGCACTTATTCAGTGACAACGGCGACTTTAGTCACAAATATACAGAGTGGCCGGAAGGAGGGGTTGTTCCGCTACCTGCCTGCGGGGAAAGTTTTATTCCCGGGAACGCAGCGGGTATGAATACCATCGCCACAATGATAACGCAGGCATCGATTCAGTATCTGAACGGTATTAAAAAGGAATCGCTCTGGTTAACAAGCATAAACCGCCCTGCTGATGCACAGGTGCAGGGCGGGACGTATATCGGCCCTGACTTACCGACAGGAACCATTCAAACTGTTCTGGAGCGGGCTTGGCCCGAGTCTACACATGAGGGTGGAAAATAA
- a CDS encoding TIGR03756 family integrating conjugative element protein: protein MNTKPSRIRTTVCSLAVATVLGTATAPAAVAALNTAQIIASAVSQNCISWRVSGICYWLFCTPFGCKVRTSVKVTHFIPQTVVSTYVAPGGNPWQEMAFVSQTAGGLESAVTSGLSGVSAGGANPADMKNPGQRKSAVRFKYADAIGHPATSLIGGSIPGYSCDTAATPLMPYFLSTLDSAAWRTGVPESLYPEALVPGQREIGSQAAANMWGNIYPRSGFISQTDDDKASAVVAQRVADIITRAGQPHVYQVLLGSRHDGYWPPGEVTENTGTRNHKWQRLAPHMTQSCAVFPDGSYTAASDNNEAFALWQPYSCCKKRGQKFLGSTDI from the coding sequence GTGAATACAAAACCTTCCCGCATCAGAACCACGGTGTGCTCGCTGGCGGTTGCCACGGTACTGGGTACGGCAACCGCGCCGGCAGCTGTTGCAGCACTTAACACTGCGCAGATTATTGCCAGCGCCGTGTCGCAAAACTGTATCAGCTGGCGTGTCAGTGGCATCTGTTACTGGCTGTTCTGCACCCCCTTTGGCTGCAAGGTGCGCACGTCGGTCAAAGTCACCCACTTCATTCCTCAGACAGTCGTTTCGACCTATGTCGCGCCGGGCGGCAACCCGTGGCAGGAAATGGCGTTTGTCAGCCAGACCGCCGGCGGGCTGGAAAGTGCTGTGACCAGCGGGCTCTCCGGTGTTTCTGCCGGAGGAGCCAATCCGGCCGACATGAAAAATCCCGGCCAGCGCAAGTCCGCCGTGCGTTTCAAGTATGCCGATGCGATTGGCCACCCGGCCACCTCCCTCATTGGCGGCAGTATTCCGGGCTATTCCTGTGACACCGCAGCCACCCCGTTAATGCCTTACTTCCTGAGTACGCTGGATTCGGCGGCCTGGCGCACAGGCGTACCGGAGTCCCTGTATCCGGAAGCTCTTGTGCCCGGCCAGCGGGAAATCGGCAGTCAGGCAGCAGCCAATATGTGGGGCAACATCTATCCCCGTTCGGGGTTTATCAGCCAGACCGATGATGACAAAGCCTCTGCCGTGGTGGCGCAGCGTGTGGCAGACATTATCACCCGCGCCGGGCAGCCCCATGTTTATCAGGTGCTCCTGGGCAGCCGTCATGACGGGTACTGGCCACCGGGCGAGGTCACGGAAAACACCGGCACGCGCAATCACAAATGGCAGCGGCTGGCTCCCCACATGACTCAGTCATGTGCCGTATTCCCGGACGGGAGCTATACCGCCGCGAGCGATAACAATGAAGCCTTTGCGCTCTGGCAGCCTTACAGTTGCTGCAAAAAGCGCGGGCAGAAATTTCTGGGCAGCACTGATATCTGA
- a CDS encoding integrating conjugative element protein translates to MRKTVKKSPSFSAVRLSLLLTGSLLTVLPGAHAADDDNTILGMSLPQVNNSAIGYGKSVDGAVSDKLFYTLGGGSVISQPATRGNMQKLGLNTGWSSDLMCGNFDLKTTVGNQLNGVTSGFKNLMGDVIQGATGAVASLPAMVIQRANPGLYDMLTNGVLQANVSFDKAQLNCQNMAKKMMDFSDSSNWTQQAMMDEYKSVVNSGDTDAVRADEAGRKVTGTSGNNWIGGQKRGGAGQPAIRVTHDLVAAGYNMMNGLPVTANSTVGESSCNGGACSKFGSAEEAAAMTVKVLGDRSMRTCANASECTSGDADDQPGTTVAGTGFAPLLEEATKANAEQLVRLVNGTEKPTAANLAKLKTGGLPVTAGVIKALQRDPDNAALTARLAGELAMSDTVETALLMRRMMVTGMSEPNAAAQPKAIDTAGQRIEALDREIAALKNEMEMKRELSRNSVLTIIDRENQRVETNPQTQSDDNTDSRFNQMAAPQSAE, encoded by the coding sequence ATGAGGAAAACCGTGAAAAAATCACCTTCATTTTCAGCCGTTCGCTTAAGCCTGCTGCTGACCGGCTCCCTGCTGACTGTCCTCCCGGGCGCGCACGCGGCCGATGATGACAATACCATCCTGGGCATGTCCCTGCCGCAGGTGAACAACAGCGCCATCGGTTACGGCAAATCCGTCGATGGTGCGGTGTCGGACAAGCTCTTCTACACCCTCGGCGGCGGCTCGGTCATTTCCCAGCCGGCCACGCGCGGCAATATGCAGAAGCTGGGGCTGAATACCGGCTGGAGCAGTGACCTGATGTGCGGCAATTTTGATCTGAAAACCACCGTCGGCAATCAGCTCAACGGCGTCACATCCGGCTTTAAAAACCTGATGGGCGACGTGATTCAGGGGGCCACCGGCGCGGTGGCCAGTCTGCCGGCGATGGTCATTCAGCGGGCCAACCCCGGTCTGTATGACATGCTCACCAACGGCGTGCTTCAGGCCAATGTGTCATTCGACAAGGCGCAACTCAACTGCCAGAACATGGCGAAAAAAATGATGGACTTCAGCGACAGCAGTAACTGGACGCAGCAGGCCATGATGGATGAATACAAGTCTGTTGTGAACAGCGGAGATACTGATGCGGTTCGTGCAGATGAGGCGGGGCGGAAAGTCACCGGCACGTCGGGCAACAACTGGATTGGTGGTCAGAAACGTGGGGGGGCGGGGCAGCCCGCCATCCGTGTCACCCATGACCTTGTTGCTGCCGGCTACAACATGATGAACGGTTTACCTGTCACCGCTAATTCGACTGTCGGCGAAAGCAGCTGTAACGGTGGCGCATGCTCTAAATTCGGCAGCGCGGAAGAGGCGGCGGCCATGACCGTGAAGGTGCTGGGCGATCGTTCGATGCGCACCTGTGCCAACGCGAGCGAATGTACCAGCGGTGATGCGGATGACCAGCCCGGTACGACCGTTGCCGGCACCGGCTTTGCCCCACTACTGGAAGAGGCAACCAAAGCCAACGCTGAGCAGCTGGTCAGGCTCGTCAACGGTACGGAAAAGCCGACGGCCGCGAATCTGGCGAAGCTGAAAACCGGCGGACTGCCGGTGACGGCCGGCGTGATTAAAGCCCTGCAGCGTGATCCGGATAATGCTGCCCTGACCGCCCGCCTTGCCGGCGAACTGGCCATGTCTGACACGGTGGAAACGGCGCTGCTGATGCGTCGCATGATGGTTACCGGTATGTCGGAGCCGAATGCCGCTGCCCAGCCAAAGGCCATTGATACCGCCGGTCAGCGTATCGAGGCGCTGGACCGGGAAATCGCGGCGCTGAAAAACGAGATGGAGATGAAGCGCGAACTATCACGTAATTCGGTGCTGACCATTATCGACAGGGAGAACCAGCGCGTCGAAACCAACCCGCAGACCCAGTCTGATGACAATACCGACAGTCGCTTCAACCAGATGGCAGCGCCGCAGTCGGCTGAATGA
- a CDS encoding nucleotidyltransferase domain-containing protein yields MNNEQTKHSSWEFFLLRAARAISLTGPQYEKINGRYAQLQTILSASDDPILQDAHIFPQGSMRLKTTINPVSDAPADLGTIDADAIVWLPNSRGVSADTVLETIEKRFQEGSRVHEDIKPLRRGVRVVYADQNPGFHIDVTPARPRSWNDETHGHGMLEVPDRETGWKASSPIPYADWLHDASESQIMLENYVALNKSRAVADSATIAPLPEYEEYQTEDPLRASIKLLKRHRDEWAIRTKNERSRPISAVITTLAAHAWLNVAMQSRQRPFTPLEAILEIVRTMPNFIRSNGQEYMVCNPEDSGENFAEKWNRPGEGSAYQRAFYEWHESACKAFSLGLESYSSVESFAKAVNESFGIGRSFVDEVNTSIPANWTMPGRPSGMNRNSVSMGALFGGVAGSDQSQADTKPVGRLG; encoded by the coding sequence ATGAATAATGAACAGACTAAACACAGCAGCTGGGAATTTTTCCTTCTTCGAGCAGCAAGAGCGATTTCTCTGACCGGTCCGCAGTATGAAAAAATTAATGGCCGCTACGCACAACTGCAGACAATCCTCTCAGCTTCCGATGATCCTATTCTGCAGGATGCACATATTTTTCCGCAGGGATCTATGCGCCTTAAAACTACCATCAACCCCGTGTCTGATGCGCCGGCAGACCTGGGCACAATTGATGCAGATGCAATTGTCTGGCTCCCGAATTCCAGAGGAGTATCAGCGGACACTGTGCTTGAAACGATAGAAAAACGGTTTCAGGAAGGCAGTCGCGTTCATGAGGACATAAAGCCTCTGCGAAGAGGGGTACGTGTTGTTTATGCAGATCAGAACCCAGGTTTTCATATTGACGTGACCCCAGCACGACCCCGCAGCTGGAATGATGAAACTCACGGCCATGGCATGCTTGAAGTACCAGATAGAGAAACTGGGTGGAAAGCGAGCAGCCCTATCCCCTATGCAGACTGGCTCCATGATGCTTCGGAGAGTCAAATCATGCTTGAAAATTATGTTGCTCTCAATAAAAGTCGGGCTGTTGCAGATTCCGCGACCATAGCCCCACTACCCGAATATGAAGAATATCAGACTGAGGATCCACTTAGAGCCAGTATCAAGCTTCTGAAACGTCATCGCGATGAATGGGCTATTCGCACTAAAAATGAAAGATCGCGCCCAATTTCAGCTGTCATCACAACGCTCGCCGCTCACGCCTGGCTGAATGTAGCAATGCAATCGCGGCAAAGGCCATTTACGCCACTTGAAGCCATTCTTGAGATCGTCAGAACTATGCCAAACTTCATTCGAAGCAATGGACAGGAATACATGGTCTGTAATCCAGAGGATAGCGGCGAAAACTTTGCAGAAAAATGGAATCGCCCAGGAGAAGGCTCTGCTTACCAAAGGGCGTTCTATGAATGGCATGAAAGTGCCTGCAAGGCATTCAGCCTTGGACTTGAAAGCTATTCATCCGTGGAATCATTTGCCAAGGCAGTAAACGAAAGCTTCGGAATCGGGCGTTCATTTGTAGATGAAGTAAATACTAGTATCCCCGCTAACTGGACAATGCCGGGTCGGCCTTCAGGTATGAACCGAAACTCTGTTTCAATGGGAGCGCTGTTTGGAGGTGTGGCTGGCAGCGATCAATCTCAGGCTGATACGAAACCGGTAGGTCGACTTGGTTAA
- a CDS encoding Mov34/MPN/PAD-1 family protein — MEVTWSWKWPGVEDVLLVSHSAADIFHCNRQISGEHERGGQLFVDPNHPDGIILSLATAPHKADNAGRTWLELDPERCKKEIQKANALGLRLIGYWHTHPQVIPQISSADISSFSRFAKRYSQVLPHPVAIIVGTSPDTSGIKAWLFREGGYFEAVRMDCPF, encoded by the coding sequence ATGGAGGTTACCTGGAGTTGGAAATGGCCCGGTGTTGAGGACGTCTTACTGGTATCCCACTCCGCGGCTGATATTTTTCACTGTAATCGGCAAATAAGTGGGGAACATGAGCGAGGGGGTCAGCTTTTTGTCGACCCCAATCATCCAGACGGTATCATTTTGTCTCTTGCAACAGCACCACACAAAGCCGACAACGCAGGGCGAACATGGCTTGAGTTAGACCCTGAACGCTGTAAGAAGGAGATTCAGAAGGCAAATGCTCTTGGGTTACGATTAATAGGATACTGGCATACGCATCCTCAGGTAATACCGCAGATATCGAGTGCAGATATTTCGAGCTTTTCCCGCTTTGCGAAACGTTACTCTCAGGTACTTCCGCATCCTGTAGCCATTATCGTCGGCACCTCTCCAGATACTTCAGGAATTAAAGCTTGGTTATTTAGAGAGGGGGGGTATTTTGAAGCTGTCAGAATGGACTGTCCCTTTTAG
- a CDS encoding HNH endonuclease signature motif containing protein, which yields MAGTSEKDIKLLWGRAAGRCSYCQCDLTHIMDGLGNYHVGEMAHVIGKKKGAARTTEGTGPDTYDNLILLCPTHHRMIDKAPEGAYPNEMLFQWKEKHESSVANAFKKAVFDSVEQLKEEIALMLYENNKCFTHYGPYSEAAKDMGSNTQELWELKKLSVMVPNNRKIINVIEGNMGLLSARQKRLYIDFRDHAEAWKYNQYNRLDTYPLFPEEFQKEFGYE from the coding sequence ATGGCGGGTACTTCAGAAAAAGATATCAAGTTACTGTGGGGCCGCGCAGCAGGGCGCTGTTCTTACTGCCAGTGTGACCTTACACATATCATGGATGGTTTAGGCAATTATCATGTAGGTGAAATGGCTCATGTTATCGGTAAGAAAAAAGGTGCAGCCAGGACAACTGAGGGTACAGGACCTGATACCTATGACAATTTGATCCTTTTATGCCCAACCCATCATAGGATGATCGATAAGGCTCCAGAAGGGGCCTATCCGAATGAAATGCTTTTTCAGTGGAAAGAGAAACACGAATCTTCTGTTGCAAATGCTTTTAAGAAGGCTGTTTTTGATAGTGTTGAGCAACTTAAAGAAGAAATTGCGTTAATGCTTTATGAAAATAATAAATGCTTTACTCATTATGGACCATATTCTGAAGCTGCAAAAGATATGGGTTCTAATACTCAAGAATTGTGGGAGCTAAAAAAACTAAGTGTGATGGTGCCTAATAATCGTAAAATAATAAATGTAATTGAAGGTAATATGGGTTTATTAAGCGCCAGGCAAAAACGGTTGTATATTGACTTTAGAGATCATGCCGAAGCTTGGAAATACAATCAGTATAATAGATTGGATACCTATCCTTTATTTCCTGAAGAGTTCCAGAAGGAGTTCGGTTATGAATAA
- a CDS encoding TIGR03757 family integrating conjugative element protein — translation MKLTSLVFLPALLPASVLAGTAIFTDSHHLPANLPPDVPVVLLDGPDRLQADIFGELPADPQQAEAHVRQVMASPAWQQKQLQLNDSYRQVVRAWELGIKKVPAVVFDDRDVVYGTRDVAVATSLRNRGGGQ, via the coding sequence ATGAAACTGACCTCTCTTGTTTTCCTGCCGGCTCTGCTGCCGGCATCCGTACTGGCCGGCACGGCCATCTTCACCGACAGTCACCATCTGCCGGCAAATCTGCCGCCGGACGTGCCGGTGGTCCTTCTTGATGGTCCTGACCGGCTGCAGGCCGACATATTCGGGGAACTGCCTGCAGATCCGCAGCAGGCCGAGGCACACGTCAGGCAGGTTATGGCGTCTCCTGCCTGGCAACAAAAACAGCTGCAGCTGAATGATTCCTATCGCCAGGTGGTCCGGGCCTGGGAACTGGGCATTAAAAAAGTGCCGGCAGTGGTGTTTGATGACCGCGATGTGGTGTACGGCACCAGGGATGTGGCCGTGGCCACATCCCTGCGTAACCGGGGAGGTGGTCAGTGA